One Thermosphaera aggregans DNA segment encodes these proteins:
- a CDS encoding metal ABC transporter ATP-binding protein, which yields MTMKILLENLTIIRGEKKIVENFTAEFQGPGLIQVIGPNGAGKTTLFLTILGLLKPSKGRILIDNDDVTGSTQKLKGMVAYLPQRFEIPRNLPLTVFEFMECCMRLNSKWPRVFGRKVSSDRIAQALKLVGLEEQLWASKISRLSGGQFQRLMIARTLMLDTPIIILDEPLSNIDPEGRKIMADLFGRISNEKLVILSSHDPMLLMPYTSKILVLGSGQAYYGAPQDVVTKVVLNKIYGECLIEVKDHIHIADWH from the coding sequence ATGACCATGAAGATTTTGCTTGAAAATTTAACCATTATACGTGGAGAGAAAAAAATCGTAGAGAACTTTACAGCCGAATTCCAAGGCCCCGGTTTGATCCAAGTAATCGGCCCCAACGGCGCTGGCAAAACAACCCTTTTCCTCACGATCCTGGGATTGCTAAAGCCGAGCAAAGGCAGAATCCTCATAGATAATGACGATGTTACTGGTTCAACCCAGAAATTGAAGGGGATGGTCGCATATCTTCCACAGAGGTTTGAAATCCCTAGGAATCTCCCCCTAACGGTTTTCGAGTTCATGGAGTGTTGCATGAGGTTAAACAGTAAATGGCCCCGCGTATTTGGGAGAAAAGTCAGCTCCGATAGGATAGCGCAGGCATTGAAGCTAGTCGGGCTCGAGGAGCAATTATGGGCTTCAAAGATTTCGAGGCTTTCAGGAGGCCAGTTCCAGCGATTAATGATAGCTCGCACATTAATGCTCGACACCCCAATCATAATCCTCGACGAGCCACTCTCCAACATAGACCCTGAGGGAAGGAAAATAATGGCTGATCTTTTTGGCCGAATATCCAATGAAAAACTCGTAATCTTAAGCTCACACGACCCCATGCTCCTCATGCCTTACACCTCTAAGATCCTAGTACTTGGCAGCGGCCAGGCCTATTACGGAGCACCTCAAGACGTTGTCACTAAGGTTGTGCTGAATAAGATATATGGAGAATGCTTGATAGAGGTTAAAGACCACATTCACATCGCAGACTGGCACTGA